A DNA window from Sporomusaceae bacterium FL31 contains the following coding sequences:
- the copZ_2 gene encoding copper chaperone CopZ: MATKKAVYTVGGLKGEHCRARIEHTLSHLPGVTSVDVNIGTKQVDVAYNPELIAGGYIEETLQTLGYSIQG, from the coding sequence ATGGCTACAAAAAAAGCAGTATACACTGTAGGCGGCTTAAAAGGTGAACATTGCCGAGCACGAATTGAGCATACGTTATCACATCTCCCGGGGGTTACAAGTGTTGATGTAAATATTGGCACCAAGCAGGTCGATGTTGCTTATAACCCAGAACTAATTGCTGGTGGCTATATCGAGGAAACCTTGCAAACTCTTGGCTATTCTATCCAAGGTTAG
- the def gene encoding peptide deformylase, translating into MAILEIRKAGDKVLKELCAPVGKIDRKIRQLLDDMAQTMYHADGVGLAAPQIGVSLRVIVIDAGDGLIELINPVLIESEGEEQGTEGCLSVPGIYGEVDRFSKVIVEGLTRNGKKERIVGTGLLARALQHEMDHLDGVLFIDKAQTLCKRS; encoded by the coding sequence ATGGCAATCTTAGAAATTAGAAAAGCTGGTGACAAGGTTTTAAAAGAGCTCTGTGCACCTGTTGGTAAAATTGATCGCAAAATCAGACAGTTACTTGATGATATGGCACAAACCATGTATCATGCCGACGGTGTGGGTTTAGCTGCACCTCAAATAGGCGTGTCTTTGCGAGTTATCGTTATCGATGCTGGCGATGGGCTAATAGAACTCATCAATCCAGTTCTGATAGAGTCCGAAGGTGAGGAACAGGGAACTGAGGGATGCCTAAGTGTTCCTGGTATTTATGGAGAAGTAGATCGTTTCAGTAAAGTAATTGTTGAGGGGCTTACTCGTAATGGCAAGAAAGAACGAATTGTAGGTACAGGCTTGTTGGCGAGAGCATTGCAGCATGAAATGGATCATCTCGATGGTGTGCTATTTATTGATAAGGCTCAAACTTTATGTAAGAGGTCATGA
- the priA gene encoding primosomal protein N': MPFGNRKIEGFIIKTEMSNSEGLKFLIEPLDDLPWFDENMLKTSEWISHYYLCSLAEAMRLFIPGKTGLKSYLTYQVNDAIAFDQAVLILSLKSDQYLTVYQYLVTNGPATLPQIQKTFPDNCLKILNDLISKKLIFKDYKLNKQIKPKYITVLSRAIDKDAFQEHLKGSMGKPAQQRLLTALLDKEILDNNDLKQLKVSSDTIKRLVTAGLITVGKKRLMRDSYSNISGNYEKISLNQDQEFVLKKLLSTIHGQSYQSFLLHGITGSGKTQVYIEAVAEVRKKGRQAIILVPEIALTSQIVARFRARFHDDIVVMHSKLSINERNDAIQRLRIDQAGIVIGARSAIFAPLENLGIIIIDEEHEFTYKQEEAPRYHTREVAFKRAQLASALVVLGSATPSVETYYEAIEHKHTLLEMPNRVDGASLPAIELVDMREELRRGRRNVISLPLQNLIHNTIEQGEQVIILLNRRGYSTFVMCRECGYVISCNQCAVSMVYHKAGNLRCHYCQSSVSPPDVCPSCSSRYIRYFGTGTQRLEDELVKIFPNARMIRMDQDTTGGKMAHDRILHSFAQGNYDILLGTQMVAKGHDIKNVTAVGIITADSVLNLPDFRAAERTFSLLTQAAGRAGRGEVSGKVVIQTYNPEHYAIEDGAKHDYKAFYDKEIVFRKSLDYPPFSKITKLTITAPGESEVRHKAETIAADLRVALGEDSKFIQGPFLATIAKINNSFRMNILIKSLDHSNVNQHILRLNLHMRPDIIIDIDPLNVM; this comes from the coding sequence GTGCCTTTTGGGAATCGAAAGATTGAAGGTTTTATTATTAAAACTGAGATGAGTAATTCTGAGGGACTGAAATTTCTTATTGAGCCTTTAGATGATCTACCTTGGTTTGATGAAAACATGTTGAAAACGTCAGAATGGATTAGTCATTATTATTTATGCAGCCTTGCCGAAGCAATGCGTCTCTTTATTCCTGGGAAAACAGGTCTTAAATCCTATTTAACTTATCAAGTAAATGATGCTATTGCATTTGATCAAGCAGTTTTAATATTATCATTGAAATCTGATCAATATTTGACTGTATATCAATATTTAGTAACAAATGGACCGGCGACGTTACCGCAAATCCAAAAAACTTTTCCTGACAATTGCCTGAAAATACTGAATGATTTAATTAGCAAGAAGTTGATCTTTAAAGATTATAAATTGAATAAGCAAATAAAGCCAAAATACATAACCGTTTTGTCACGAGCTATTGATAAGGATGCCTTTCAGGAGCACCTGAAAGGTAGTATGGGAAAGCCTGCTCAACAAAGGCTCTTGACTGCTTTACTTGACAAAGAAATTCTTGATAATAATGATTTAAAGCAGCTTAAAGTAAGTTCCGATACGATCAAGCGTTTAGTGACTGCAGGTTTAATAACTGTTGGCAAAAAGCGCTTAATGCGTGACAGTTATTCAAATATATCAGGTAACTATGAAAAAATTAGTCTTAATCAAGATCAGGAATTTGTATTAAAAAAATTATTATCTACTATTCACGGACAGTCATATCAATCCTTTTTACTTCATGGAATTACTGGTAGTGGTAAAACACAAGTATATATTGAAGCTGTTGCCGAAGTAAGGAAAAAAGGCCGGCAAGCTATCATTCTCGTCCCTGAGATTGCATTAACCAGCCAAATTGTTGCTCGTTTCCGTGCAAGATTTCATGATGATATTGTAGTGATGCATAGTAAATTATCAATTAATGAGCGTAATGATGCCATCCAACGCTTACGCATTGATCAAGCAGGGATTGTCATTGGTGCACGTTCGGCAATATTTGCTCCTTTAGAGAATTTAGGAATTATTATTATTGATGAAGAACACGAGTTTACCTATAAGCAAGAAGAAGCACCGCGTTATCATACCCGTGAAGTTGCATTTAAACGGGCGCAACTCGCCTCCGCTTTAGTTGTTCTTGGCAGTGCAACGCCTTCAGTAGAAACTTATTATGAGGCTATAGAGCACAAACATACTTTATTAGAAATGCCTAATCGCGTTGACGGAGCCAGTTTACCCGCAATAGAATTAGTAGATATGCGGGAGGAGTTACGGCGTGGCAGGCGTAATGTGATCTCGTTGCCTTTGCAAAATTTAATTCATAATACCATTGAACAAGGAGAACAGGTTATCATATTATTGAATCGCCGAGGGTATTCTACTTTTGTAATGTGCCGCGAGTGTGGTTATGTGATAAGTTGTAACCAATGTGCAGTGTCGATGGTTTATCATAAAGCAGGAAATCTAAGATGTCATTACTGTCAGTCTAGTGTAAGTCCACCTGATGTTTGCCCATCTTGTTCAAGCCGCTATATTCGCTATTTCGGGACGGGAACGCAGCGCTTGGAAGATGAATTGGTTAAAATTTTTCCTAATGCAAGAATGATTCGTATGGACCAGGATACTACTGGCGGCAAAATGGCACATGATCGTATTTTGCATTCTTTTGCACAGGGAAATTATGATATTTTACTAGGCACCCAGATGGTAGCAAAAGGCCATGATATAAAGAATGTCACGGCTGTAGGAATTATTACCGCAGATTCAGTTTTAAATCTTCCTGATTTTAGAGCAGCAGAGCGAACCTTTTCATTATTGACTCAAGCCGCTGGTCGCGCCGGTCGTGGTGAAGTAAGCGGGAAGGTTGTTATACAGACGTATAATCCGGAGCATTATGCCATCGAGGATGGCGCTAAACATGACTATAAAGCTTTTTATGATAAAGAGATTGTTTTTCGTAAATCTTTGGACTATCCGCCGTTCAGCAAAATAACAAAGCTTACAATAACTGCGCCAGGAGAGAGTGAAGTTCGTCATAAAGCTGAAACTATTGCTGCTGATTTAAGAGTTGCATTAGGTGAAGATAGTAAATTTATACAAGGCCCTTTTCTTGCTACGATTGCGAAAATCAATAATAGTTTTAGGATGAATATATTGATTAAATCCTTAGATCATTCGAACGTTAATCAACACATATTACGGCTTAATCTGCATATGCGTCCAGATATTATTATTGATATCGATCCATTAAATGTAATGTAG